In uncultured Campylobacter sp., the DNA window TTTAATCACCGAAAAATCAAGCGAACAAAGAGCGCAAAAAGCCCGCAAAAACGACCACCTACCGCGCGCGCTGCGCCGCTACCATATCACCGACAAAGTCCATTTTAGCAGCAACTTTGCGAGGTTTTGGTTTAGATTTATCGAGCCAAACCTGCCCGCGCTGCGCCGCGGCGAGATAGGACGCGTGCTAAGTCTAATCAAAGCGGATTTCAACGCCTACGCGGGGCTCGGGTTTGAAATTTTAAGCAAGGAGCTGCTCGCAAAGTATTTAAATTTAGAGATTTCGCAAATTTCAAGCTTTTGGAACAAAGAGGTCGAGATCGACATCTACGCGAAATTTGAGAGCTTTTGCGTCGCGGGCGAGTGCAAATACAAGGAGCGAAAAATTTCAAAAAACGTGCTAAACGAGCTTATGCTCAAATGCGAAAAAGCGCACCTCGCGCCCGATCTGCTCGCGCTGTTTTCCAAAAGCGGCTTTAGCGGCGAGCTGCGCAACCTAAAAAGCGATAAAATTTTACTCTTTTCGCTCGAGGATTTTAAAATTTTACTTTGAGCTGCGCGCCAAAAAAGCCTAGAATATGGCGCAAGCGAGCGGTACCGTGCGCGTACTACGGTATGCCGCAAGAAATGAGTAGGGTGCTACCTACGGATACGCTATCTACGGCGGCACGGGCAGAGCATGGGTAAGCGCAAGGCATGGCAGACGCGCTATCGATAGGCGGTATGAAGGTGTGTTTGAGCGGACGGCGGCGCTATGGATAGGCAGACAGCGCGCTATCAGAGGCACACTATGGCGGCAAATTTTAAACGCAATCTGCAAGCAGAAAATCCGCCAAGCGCCAAATGCGAGTTTTTAAAATTCTATCACTAAATTTTAGCATAGGCTTAGACGGCTATGTCGCCCACGCACAAATCAGCCACTTGCGAATTTCCCGCAACTATTGATAAGCAAACGCTTGCTATATGTAAGTAAACTCGCGCTGTTCGGGCACAAACCTCATGCCCTAAATTCCTAAAATTTAGACTATTTTTTCACCTTGATCACATATGGCACCGATTTGATCACGCCTTTAGAAAATAGCGTCTTAGTGTCCGCGTATACGGCGTTAAGCTCGGCTTTTGAAACATCCGCATCGCTTACCTGCACGTCCTTGTCGTAGTATTTCTCGATCACGTCGATCGCGCCTTTTTGATCACTAGGTGAGAGGGCCTTCAGATACTTTAAAACCAGTGCCGATTTGATAAACGCGCTCTTGCCGTGCACCGGCGCAAAGATCAATTTTACGTTGCTGTTGCGAAGATACTTCGTAATCCTCTTCATCTCCTCGGCGCAATACGGACACTCCGGATCGCCCACGATGTAGGTCACGTAGGGATTATTTTTATCAAACGACTCGATATAGGCAAATCTCGCCGGATTTATGCTTTTTAGTAGCTCAAGTGCGGCGGCATCTCTGGCGTCCTTTAAAATTT includes these proteins:
- a CDS encoding DUF234 domain-containing protein encodes the protein MQFHFVFDEIGCISGYADVFEAIENEILLCFERLGERFKFGGEYEEQIKKALMKFARSDRKKIGISKILPRFTAQKITADLINAKFLITEKSSEQRAQKARKNDHLPRALRRYHITDKVHFSSNFARFWFRFIEPNLPALRRGEIGRVLSLIKADFNAYAGLGFEILSKELLAKYLNLEISQISSFWNKEVEIDIYAKFESFCVAGECKYKERKISKNVLNELMLKCEKAHLAPDLLALFSKSGFSGELRNLKSDKILLFSLEDFKILL